Proteins found in one Streptomyces sp. CB09001 genomic segment:
- a CDS encoding MoxR family ATPase, which yields MPLWPVYTGAPAPHDGITRLPPPPPWRAFDGGPVLDPPDADGDTAAASPDRAHRAATYQATEDTVQLVNAALYLRRPLLVTGPPGTGKSSLAYAVARELRLGPVLRWNITSRSTLGDGLYTYDPLSRLYAARHTTQPPDAPAAATGVEDHLRLGPLGTALLPYARPRALLIDEIDKSDLDLPNDLLHVLEEGQYEIPELVRAARDIPDGHTEVLVDGADQRVPVERGRVRCNAFPFVVLTSNGEREFPPAFLRRCVSLRLRQPDDDHLAEIVRAHLGEPDGYARQLIHRFLSRVGSGELATDQLLNAIYLARSSGLGADSLDELAEQLMPYLGRSAQPDAF from the coding sequence ATGCCCCTGTGGCCCGTCTACACCGGCGCGCCTGCCCCCCACGACGGCATCACCCGGCTGCCCCCGCCCCCGCCCTGGCGGGCCTTCGACGGCGGCCCGGTGCTCGATCCGCCGGACGCGGACGGCGACACCGCGGCCGCCTCGCCCGACCGCGCCCACCGGGCCGCGACCTACCAGGCCACCGAGGACACGGTGCAACTGGTCAACGCGGCCCTGTACCTGCGCCGTCCGCTGCTGGTCACCGGGCCGCCCGGCACCGGGAAGTCGTCCCTCGCCTACGCGGTCGCCCGTGAACTGCGGCTCGGCCCCGTCCTCCGGTGGAACATCACCAGCCGCAGCACCCTGGGCGACGGCCTCTACACCTACGACCCGCTCTCCCGCCTCTACGCGGCGCGCCACACCACGCAGCCGCCCGACGCCCCCGCCGCCGCCACCGGCGTCGAGGACCACCTGCGGCTGGGACCGCTGGGCACCGCCCTGCTGCCGTACGCCCGGCCGCGCGCCCTGCTCATCGACGAGATCGACAAGAGCGACCTCGACCTGCCGAACGACCTGCTGCACGTCCTGGAGGAGGGCCAGTACGAGATCCCCGAACTCGTCCGGGCCGCCCGGGACATCCCCGACGGCCACACCGAGGTCCTGGTCGACGGCGCCGACCAGCGGGTGCCGGTGGAGCGCGGCCGGGTCCGCTGCAACGCCTTCCCCTTCGTCGTCCTCACCAGCAACGGGGAGCGGGAGTTCCCGCCCGCCTTCCTGCGCCGCTGCGTCTCGCTGCGGCTGCGGCAGCCCGACGACGACCACCTCGCCGAGATCGTCCGCGCCCACCTGGGCGAGCCCGACGGGTACGCACGACAGCTGATCCACCGGTTCCTGTCCCGGGTGGGCAGCGGCGAACTTGCCACGGACCAGCTGCTCAACGCCATCTACCTGGCCCGTTCCTCCGGGCTCGGTGCCGACTCCCTGGACGAGCTGGCCGAGCAGCTGATGCCCTACCTCGGCCGGTCCGCGCAGCCCGACGCCTTCTGA
- a CDS encoding SAV_2336 N-terminal domain-related protein: protein MSTDRPGAPDPPPLPRLADLLGRATATGARPTPLELAELLWLAGQMETPADPPPAPEGRRRQDHQGDRRQEREQGRKPDRDRHGERDRGRERDRGRDRDRGREPGQGPRGDGPGRPTPPSEAPRTPLRLPSPAPAPGTSTAQPHSALLAPAPPMLRHTLALQRALRPLKRRTDAPVGHEVDEAATADRIARLGAGPEWWLPVLRPVRERWLRLHLVHDAGPTMPVWQPLVRELQAALAQSGVFRTVTLHRAEADGTVRGDGAQIPADGRTVTLLISDCMGPQWREGPAGTRWFATLRRWARRTPLAVLQPLPEQLWRDTALPPVPGRLSAPHRAAPSASLAFTPYDAAAPRAPEATVHVPVLEPGPEWLANWAALVASPGGTAYPGAAAALHRPLPADADDRADVARLSPGELVLRFRASASPQAYRLAGHLALGRPDLPVMRLVQAAVEPDPRPQHLAEVILGGLLTTVAGPPGSYAFRPGVRELLLRGLPRTARNRTHDLLLRTGGLIDDRAGRSPGEFRALIPSREGTERADGSASFAAITEESARQLTVRERPSAPSPFPPGLGARYRPTRRLTPSGRIWLAEDTGPDRSAPDGTAAHPVPTNRTVVIRLHDPDPDPASRQAFLRNARRLTRVSHPNLVTVLDAGIEGDVPYVVMEHLDGIALGALTRSGDGRLPVPLTVSVGAQLARALTALHRAGLAHGGLEASRVVLLPDGTVRLSLFEPGLATGPGTRSADLRTLCEVLLRLTSGTSRPAVPIDSRRLDRLPTALRIHYAHAFDQLMSPSSAAQAQGLELLGDPGLLVMAREAYAPRRYRALGALRVGLPHGPSDLPRDVRALLAMLLLKHGRTVTHEELRWGLWDPGNEPRNPRGEAARLAKRLAELLGPGVLATAAHGYALHTSADELDLVRCDELVRRADAARLEGALTEAHSLVTGALSLWGDAEPLAGVPGPAARTARTRLLRLRLALHTKRAELDLVLGEYDRAATELSGLLRAHPHREDFRRLYLIALRRQGRGEEALEVYEEYELSGGRSPALTALGRELREEYAEPVDDTPPWSEYERHPAEPDAPGSTVSAPDELPEGPFPTEDGLWTPLLDDDAEHDTAQAPADRDAREERAESRAALREALRAEGLEPGPESEPEPEPEPEPYEGPGPDEREPEEGEPAEPDFEEPGTDFDTGFRACARYTLADGPVDRDARTALHGVVTDLLAASGTDAAAYELVDEPGGPQVRLAPRAEAAPLLRATVEGLPGRLTRLAGLRVRIEFWQVEFGLGGGGEQSLGRADADAVLAVLDASSAQAVVAVSDSLYYDEVREEGQDGPAFPPDLFRPLADDTGWYHLVEGGGRPGPAADVH, encoded by the coding sequence ATGTCCACCGACCGCCCCGGCGCACCCGACCCGCCGCCGCTGCCCCGGCTGGCCGACCTCCTCGGCCGGGCGACGGCAACCGGTGCCCGCCCGACACCGCTGGAGCTGGCCGAACTCCTGTGGCTGGCCGGGCAGATGGAGACCCCGGCGGACCCGCCACCGGCCCCGGAAGGGCGCCGGAGACAGGACCACCAGGGGGACCGGCGCCAGGAACGGGAGCAGGGCCGGAAGCCGGACCGGGACCGGCACGGGGAGCGAGACCGGGGCCGGGAGCGAGACCGGGGCCGGGACCGGGACCGGGGCCGGGAGCCGGGGCAAGGGCCGCGGGGTGACGGGCCGGGGCGGCCCACTCCCCCGTCCGAGGCCCCTCGCACCCCCTTGCGCCTGCCGTCCCCGGCCCCCGCCCCGGGCACCTCGACGGCACAGCCGCACAGCGCCCTGCTCGCGCCCGCGCCGCCGATGCTGCGCCACACGCTGGCGCTGCAGCGTGCCCTGCGTCCGCTGAAGCGCCGTACCGACGCGCCCGTCGGCCACGAGGTGGACGAGGCCGCGACCGCCGACCGCATCGCGCGCCTCGGCGCCGGGCCGGAGTGGTGGCTGCCCGTGCTGCGCCCGGTACGGGAACGGTGGCTGCGCCTGCATCTGGTGCACGACGCGGGTCCCACGATGCCCGTCTGGCAGCCCCTCGTGCGCGAACTGCAGGCCGCGCTGGCCCAGTCGGGCGTCTTCCGCACCGTCACCCTGCACCGCGCGGAGGCCGACGGCACCGTCCGCGGCGACGGTGCCCAGATCCCCGCCGACGGCCGTACGGTGACGCTGCTGATCAGCGACTGCATGGGGCCGCAATGGCGCGAGGGCCCGGCCGGCACCCGGTGGTTCGCCACGCTGCGCCGCTGGGCGCGCCGCACGCCCCTGGCGGTGCTCCAGCCGCTGCCCGAGCAGTTGTGGCGGGACACCGCCCTGCCGCCGGTCCCGGGCCGGCTGTCGGCCCCGCACCGGGCCGCGCCCAGCGCCTCGCTGGCCTTCACGCCGTACGACGCCGCCGCGCCCCGCGCCCCCGAGGCAACCGTGCACGTGCCGGTGCTGGAGCCGGGGCCCGAGTGGCTGGCGAACTGGGCCGCACTGGTCGCGAGCCCGGGCGGCACCGCGTACCCGGGCGCGGCCGCGGCGCTGCACCGCCCGCTGCCGGCCGACGCCGACGACCGCGCCGACGTCGCGCGGCTGTCGCCCGGGGAGCTCGTCCTGCGCTTCCGCGCCAGCGCCTCCCCGCAGGCCTACCGGCTGGCCGGCCACCTCGCGCTGGGGCGCCCCGACCTGCCGGTGATGCGGCTGGTGCAGGCCGCGGTCGAGCCGGACCCGCGGCCCCAGCACCTGGCCGAGGTCATCCTCGGCGGACTGCTCACCACGGTCGCCGGGCCGCCCGGCTCCTACGCCTTCCGCCCCGGCGTGCGCGAGCTGCTCCTGCGCGGGCTGCCCCGCACCGCCCGCAACCGCACCCACGACCTGCTGCTGCGCACCGGCGGCCTGATCGACGACCGGGCCGGGCGTTCGCCGGGCGAGTTCCGCGCGCTGATCCCCTCCCGGGAGGGCACCGAGCGGGCCGACGGGAGCGCGTCGTTCGCGGCGATCACCGAGGAGAGCGCCCGGCAGCTGACCGTGCGGGAGCGGCCCTCCGCCCCGTCGCCCTTCCCGCCCGGCCTGGGCGCCCGCTACCGGCCCACGCGACGGCTCACCCCGTCCGGGAGGATCTGGCTGGCGGAGGACACCGGACCGGACCGGAGCGCACCGGACGGGACGGCGGCCCACCCGGTGCCGACGAACCGGACGGTGGTGATCCGGCTGCACGACCCGGACCCCGACCCGGCCTCGCGCCAGGCGTTCCTGCGCAACGCGCGCCGGCTGACGCGGGTCTCCCACCCGAACCTGGTGACCGTGCTCGACGCGGGCATCGAGGGCGACGTCCCGTACGTCGTCATGGAGCACCTCGACGGCATAGCGCTGGGTGCCCTCACCCGGTCCGGGGACGGACGGCTGCCGGTGCCGCTGACGGTGTCCGTGGGGGCCCAGCTGGCCCGGGCGCTCACCGCGTTGCACCGGGCGGGCCTCGCGCACGGCGGCCTGGAGGCGTCGCGGGTGGTCCTGCTGCCGGACGGCACGGTCCGGCTCAGCCTCTTCGAACCGGGTCTGGCCACGGGCCCGGGGACCCGCTCCGCGGACCTGCGCACCCTGTGCGAGGTCCTGCTGCGGTTGACGTCGGGGACCTCGCGCCCTGCCGTTCCGATCGACTCCCGCCGCCTGGACCGGCTGCCCACCGCCCTCAGGATCCACTACGCGCACGCCTTCGACCAGCTGATGTCTCCCTCGTCGGCGGCCCAGGCCCAGGGCCTCGAACTGCTCGGGGACCCGGGGCTGCTCGTCATGGCGCGCGAGGCCTACGCGCCGCGCCGGTACCGCGCCCTCGGCGCGCTGCGGGTCGGCCTCCCGCACGGCCCGTCCGACCTGCCGCGGGACGTGCGGGCGCTGCTCGCCATGCTGCTCCTCAAGCACGGCCGCACGGTGACCCACGAGGAGCTGCGGTGGGGGTTGTGGGACCCGGGCAACGAGCCGCGCAACCCGAGGGGCGAGGCGGCCCGGCTGGCGAAGCGGCTCGCGGAGCTCCTGGGCCCGGGCGTCCTGGCCACGGCCGCCCACGGCTACGCCCTGCACACCAGCGCCGACGAGCTGGACCTGGTGCGCTGCGACGAGCTGGTACGGCGTGCCGACGCGGCCCGGCTGGAGGGCGCGCTCACCGAGGCGCACTCCCTGGTCACCGGGGCGCTGTCGCTGTGGGGCGACGCCGAGCCCCTCGCGGGCGTGCCCGGCCCCGCCGCCCGCACCGCCCGGACCCGCCTGCTGCGGCTGCGGCTCGCCCTGCACACCAAGCGGGCCGAGCTGGACCTGGTCCTCGGCGAGTACGACCGGGCCGCCACCGAACTGTCCGGCCTGCTGCGTGCCCACCCGCACCGGGAGGACTTCCGCCGCCTCTACCTGATCGCCCTGCGCCGTCAGGGCCGGGGCGAGGAGGCGCTGGAGGTGTACGAGGAGTACGAGCTGTCCGGCGGGCGGAGCCCGGCCCTGACGGCACTGGGCCGGGAACTGCGCGAGGAGTACGCCGAGCCGGTGGACGACACGCCGCCGTGGTCCGAGTACGAGCGGCATCCCGCGGAGCCGGACGCCCCCGGGTCGACGGTGTCCGCGCCGGACGAGTTGCCGGAGGGCCCCTTCCCCACGGAGGACGGCCTCTGGACGCCCCTGCTGGACGACGACGCCGAGCACGACACGGCACAGGCCCCGGCGGACCGGGACGCGAGGGAGGAACGGGCGGAGAGCCGGGCGGCGCTGCGGGAGGCGCTGCGGGCCGAGGGCCTGGAACCGGGACCGGAATCGGAACCGGAACCGGAACCGGAACCGGAACCGTACGAGGGTCCGGGGCCGGACGAACGGGAACCGGAGGAAGGGGAGCCGGCGGAACCGGACTTCGAGGAGCCGGGGACCGACTTCGACACCGGTTTCCGCGCCTGTGCCCGGTACACACTCGCCGACGGCCCGGTGGACCGCGACGCCCGCACGGCACTGCACGGCGTGGTCACGGACCTGCTGGCGGCCAGCGGGACGGACGCCGCCGCCTACGAACTGGTGGACGAACCCGGTGGCCCGCAGGTAAGGCTGGCGCCGCGGGCCGAGGCCGCCCCGCTCCTGAGGGCGACCGTCGAGGGTCTGCCCGGACGGCTGACCCGCCTGGCCGGCCTGCGGGTTCGGATCGAGTTCTGGCAGGTGGAGTTCGGGCTGGGCGGGGGCGGGGAGCAGTCGCTGGGCCGTGCCGACGCCGATGCGGTCCTCGCGGTCCTGGACGCCTCCTCCGCGCAGGCGGTCGTCGCCGTCTCCGACTCCCTGTACTACGACGAGGTGCGCGAGGAGGGGCAGGACGGGCCCGCCTTCCCGCCGGACCTGTTCCGCCCGCTGGCCGACGACACCGGCTGGTACCACCTGGTCGAAGGCGGCGGGCGCCCCGGTCCGGCGGCGGACGTCCACTGA
- a CDS encoding rod shape-determining protein, which yields MTASTANTASLEALRRCHFAVDLGAARTRVYVKGAGIVVDQPSAAAVNTRTGALIAVGEFAEKMTGRTPGYIRVVRPVSGGTVVDIEMAQRMLRHLLGDRIRRNLRRKPRLRAAVCTPHDADPLSQRAAIETLVGLGARRVELVDTLIAAAVGCGLPVEQPEATMIMVCGAHATQVAVLSLGSIVTAVRVPVGGEAVDHAIVQLLRHQHELVLPSQSVRPLQLALSGNGLTPQGPASTEIHGRDVATGLARSVRVDTATVRNAIQTPLTAVLDGIGKVLRDCPPDLVADLADRGIMMVGGSALLPGFDQMLRQATGMPVHIAERPDVCAVQGLGSMLEGRVEPLVLHPTTAGSDSHSDSD from the coding sequence ATGACCGCCAGTACTGCCAATACCGCCAGTCTGGAGGCGCTGCGCCGCTGCCACTTCGCCGTCGACCTGGGCGCGGCGCGGACCCGCGTGTACGTGAAGGGTGCCGGGATCGTCGTCGACCAGCCGTCCGCCGCGGCGGTCAACACCCGCACGGGCGCGCTCATCGCGGTCGGCGAGTTCGCGGAGAAGATGACCGGCCGCACCCCCGGCTACATCCGCGTCGTGCGACCGGTCTCCGGCGGCACGGTGGTCGACATCGAGATGGCCCAGCGGATGCTGCGCCACCTGCTCGGCGACCGCATCCGCCGCAACCTGCGCCGCAAGCCCCGGCTGCGGGCCGCCGTCTGCACCCCGCACGACGCCGATCCGCTGTCCCAGCGCGCGGCGATCGAGACACTGGTCGGGCTCGGCGCGCGCCGCGTGGAACTCGTCGACACGCTCATCGCGGCGGCGGTCGGCTGCGGACTGCCCGTGGAGCAGCCCGAGGCGACCATGATCATGGTGTGCGGCGCGCACGCCACGCAGGTCGCGGTGCTCTCCCTGGGCTCGATCGTGACCGCGGTGCGCGTTCCGGTGGGCGGCGAGGCCGTGGACCACGCGATCGTGCAGCTGCTGCGCCACCAGCACGAGCTGGTGCTGCCCAGCCAGTCCGTGCGCCCGCTGCAGCTCGCCCTGTCCGGCAACGGGCTGACCCCGCAGGGGCCGGCGTCCACCGAGATCCACGGCCGGGACGTGGCGACGGGGCTGGCCCGCAGTGTGCGGGTCGACACGGCCACGGTGCGCAACGCCATCCAGACGCCGCTGACGGCCGTGCTCGACGGCATCGGCAAGGTGCTGCGGGACTGCCCGCCGGACCTGGTCGCGGATCTCGCCGACCGCGGGATCATGATGGTCGGCGGGAGCGCGCTGCTGCCGGGCTTCGACCAGATGCTGCGTCAGGCCACCGGCATGCCGGTGCACATCGCGGAGCGGCCCGACGTGTGCGCGGTCCAGGGCCTCGGCAGCATGCTGGAGGGCCGGGTGGAGCCGCTGGTCCTGCACCCGACGACCGCCGGCTCCGACTCGCACTCCGACTCCGACTGA
- a CDS encoding GAF domain-containing protein, protein MTAQPAPRLARLLEALLDVGTALDLRGVLQHIVDGAAELTGADRADLVVADPDAGGLAGIRTPGPDPVPRTAPLLRMPVHVRDEEFGELRLAGRAGAAPFTVEDEQLLRVLATQAGVSIGNARLYETARQRERWIEGAAAVTTALLTEEGADDALTTVAERARLLADASAGVILHPTAEGGMAIVTASTPDDPDGMVGATITPGSPVLEQLLGGEPVFIEDSATDPRMTTHVRHRFGPSMMLPLQAGGRLIGTLALPRRRGGRPYTDLERLLATQFASQAALALVLADARRGRERLAVYEDRDRIARDLHDLVVQRLFATGMMLESTRRRPGADDVRDLLGRAVDELRSTVREVRTAILTLQQPPASPPAGLRGRVLRETASAAARLGTAPSTQFRGPVDARVPDGVADRLLTALRDALADASARPGVSRVEVTVETPAPSPEGRDGVRLRVADDGTGAGGEGRGTTVTWWAPL, encoded by the coding sequence ATGACCGCGCAGCCCGCGCCCCGACTGGCCCGTCTCCTCGAGGCGCTGCTGGACGTCGGCACCGCCCTGGACCTGCGCGGCGTCCTGCAGCACATCGTGGACGGTGCCGCCGAACTGACCGGCGCCGACCGCGCCGACCTGGTCGTCGCGGACCCGGACGCGGGCGGCCTCGCCGGGATCCGCACCCCGGGCCCGGACCCCGTACCAAGGACCGCGCCCCTGCTGCGGATGCCGGTCCACGTGCGGGACGAGGAGTTCGGCGAACTGCGGCTGGCCGGGCGGGCCGGGGCCGCCCCGTTCACCGTCGAGGACGAGCAGTTGCTACGGGTCCTGGCCACGCAGGCCGGTGTCTCGATCGGCAACGCCCGGCTGTACGAGACCGCCCGGCAGCGGGAGCGCTGGATCGAGGGCGCGGCCGCCGTCACCACCGCGCTGCTCACCGAGGAGGGCGCTGATGACGCGCTGACCACGGTCGCCGAACGGGCCCGGCTGCTCGCCGACGCCTCCGCCGGTGTCATCCTGCATCCGACCGCCGAGGGCGGCATGGCGATCGTGACCGCCTCCACGCCCGACGACCCGGACGGCATGGTCGGCGCGACCATCACGCCGGGCAGCCCCGTACTGGAACAGCTCCTGGGCGGCGAGCCGGTCTTCATCGAGGACTCGGCGACCGATCCCCGTATGACGACCCACGTACGGCACCGGTTCGGGCCGAGCATGATGCTGCCCCTGCAGGCGGGCGGCCGGCTCATCGGCACCCTCGCCCTGCCCCGCCGCCGCGGCGGGCGCCCGTACACGGACCTGGAGCGGCTGCTCGCGACGCAGTTCGCCTCGCAGGCGGCGCTCGCCCTGGTCCTGGCCGACGCCCGGCGCGGCCGGGAGCGGCTCGCGGTGTACGAGGACCGCGACCGCATCGCCCGCGACCTGCACGACCTGGTGGTGCAGCGGCTGTTCGCCACCGGCATGATGCTGGAGTCCACCCGGCGCCGCCCGGGTGCCGACGACGTCCGCGACCTCCTCGGCCGGGCGGTGGACGAGCTGCGCTCCACGGTCCGTGAGGTCCGCACCGCGATCCTGACCCTCCAGCAGCCCCCGGCAAGCCCCCCGGCGGGCCTGCGCGGCCGGGTCCTGCGCGAGACCGCCTCCGCCGCCGCCCGGCTCGGCACCGCGCCGTCCACGCAGTTCAGGGGCCCGGTCGACGCCCGGGTACCCGACGGGGTCGCCGATCGCCTGCTCACCGCCCTGCGCGACGCCCTGGCCGACGCGTCCGCGCGCCCGGGCGTCTCCCGCGTCGAGGTCACCGTCGAGACGCCCGCCCCCTCGCCGGAGGGCCGGGACGGGGTGCGCCTGCGGGTCGCCGACGACGGCACGGGGGCCGGGGGCGAGGGGCGGGGGACGACGGTCACGTGGTGGGCGCCGCTCTAG
- a CDS encoding YtxH domain-containing protein → MRYRLTFVVGLAVGYVLGTKAGRERYEQLRKSAQQVAQNPAVRNTAESAAQQGRHFADKAYHVVSDRVGDRMPDSVAHRVRSLRDRGSNGSGPDDWGTSNT, encoded by the coding sequence ATGCGTTACCGGCTCACGTTCGTCGTCGGACTAGCGGTGGGTTACGTGCTCGGCACGAAGGCCGGGCGGGAGCGTTACGAGCAGTTGCGGAAGTCCGCGCAGCAGGTCGCGCAGAACCCGGCCGTGCGCAACACCGCGGAGTCCGCCGCCCAGCAGGGCAGGCACTTCGCCGACAAGGCGTACCACGTGGTGAGCGACAGGGTCGGTGACCGCATGCCCGACTCGGTGGCCCACCGGGTCCGCTCGCTGCGGGACCGCGGCAGCAACGGCAGCGGTCCCGACGACTGGGGCACCAGCAACACCTGA
- a CDS encoding FGGY family carbohydrate kinase, with translation MGIVAGLDSSPDFTRIVVCDSDTGAVLRQGYAPHPLESPEGGGRPADVDPQAWLLSLGEAAGGGLLEGVQAIGVSAQANSVVPLDTQGNTVRPAMVGGDKRSQVAAADLIDALGGREAWAQAVGSVPQTGQPVTKLRWLARSEPEAAARTAVLLQAHDWLVWQLLGRPVRRTTDRGGASGTGYWSAATGGYRPDLVELALGHQAILPEVIGPADAAGTTPEGLLISAGTGETQAAAFGLGIGLGDAVVSLGASGSVMAVHTEPLVDQSGMITALADATGMHLPVVTTLNAVRALRGTAELLGVPDLESLSELAMKSTPGAHGLVLLPYLEGERTPNLPHTAGTLAGLRRESMRPEHLARAAFEGMLCGLADALDVLRGRGVDVRRVFLLGAAAELPAVQAAAPALFGTQVVVPQPADYAAMGSARQAAWALGVSQGTLDPRTPPVWQGAVAQVLEPGAELAVGQAVRQQYVSVREQTHPGAL, from the coding sequence ATGGGGATAGTCGCCGGGTTGGACAGTTCGCCCGATTTCACTCGTATCGTCGTCTGCGATTCGGACACGGGCGCCGTGCTGCGCCAGGGCTACGCACCGCACCCGCTGGAGAGCCCCGAGGGCGGCGGCCGGCCCGCGGACGTCGATCCGCAGGCCTGGCTGCTGTCCCTCGGGGAGGCGGCCGGCGGCGGGCTCCTCGAGGGCGTGCAGGCCATCGGCGTGTCGGCGCAGGCCAACTCGGTCGTGCCGCTGGACACGCAGGGCAACACCGTGCGCCCGGCCATGGTCGGGGGCGACAAGCGCTCCCAGGTGGCGGCGGCCGACCTGATCGACGCGCTCGGCGGGCGTGAGGCGTGGGCGCAGGCGGTGGGTTCGGTGCCGCAGACCGGGCAGCCGGTGACGAAGCTGCGCTGGCTGGCACGGAGCGAGCCGGAGGCCGCCGCGCGGACCGCCGTACTGCTCCAGGCCCACGACTGGCTGGTGTGGCAGCTGCTCGGGCGGCCCGTCCGGCGGACCACGGACCGGGGCGGGGCGTCGGGCACCGGGTACTGGTCGGCGGCGACCGGCGGTTACCGGCCGGATCTGGTCGAGCTGGCGCTCGGGCACCAGGCGATCCTGCCGGAGGTGATCGGCCCGGCCGACGCGGCCGGTACGACGCCGGAGGGGCTGCTGATCTCCGCGGGGACCGGGGAGACCCAGGCCGCCGCCTTCGGACTCGGGATCGGTCTCGGCGACGCGGTGGTGTCGCTGGGCGCCTCCGGGTCCGTGATGGCCGTGCACACCGAGCCGCTCGTCGACCAGTCCGGGATGATCACCGCCCTGGCGGACGCCACCGGCATGCATCTGCCGGTCGTCACCACCCTGAACGCCGTACGGGCGCTGCGCGGCACCGCCGAACTGCTCGGCGTGCCGGACCTGGAGAGCCTGTCCGAGCTGGCCATGAAGTCGACACCCGGCGCGCACGGGCTGGTGCTGCTCCCCTATCTGGAGGGCGAGCGGACGCCGAACCTGCCGCACACCGCGGGCACGCTGGCCGGGCTCAGGCGCGAGTCGATGCGGCCGGAGCACCTGGCGCGGGCCGCGTTCGAGGGCATGCTGTGCGGTCTCGCCGACGCCCTGGACGTGCTGCGCGGCCGGGGTGTGGACGTACGGCGGGTGTTCCTGCTGGGTGCGGCGGCCGAGCTGCCGGCCGTGCAGGCGGCGGCGCCCGCGCTGTTCGGGACGCAGGTCGTCGTGCCGCAGCCGGCGGACTACGCGGCGATGGGCTCGGCCCGGCAGGCGGCCTGGGCGCTGGGCGTCTCCCAGGGCACCCTCGACCCGCGCACTCCCCCGGTCTGGCAGGGCGCGGTGGCGCAGGTGCTGGAGCCGGGTGCGGAGCTGGCGGTGGGGCAGGCGGTGCGCCAGCAGTACGTGTCGGTGCGCGAGCAGACGCACCCGGGCGCGCTCTGA